TTGATAGCCCAATTCCAAGTCTATACCAAACAGGTAGCACGCCTCTTATTACTAAATAGGCAGTATAAGAAAAGCCAAGTATCATTAATATTGTCGATATTCCTCCAACAATGCTAAAAAAAGGGCTCCCAAAAAAATTCTGTAACCACATTATCATTTATCACCCAAAAATTCAGTCTCACACGTCGAATACAAAAAAAATCGGCACAGATATTACCTCACTCATCTAGATCACTTTCATCGGTATCATAAACCTTATGACTAAGCTGCTCTGCAATTTCGTTATCTATAATATCTCTGTACTGTTTGAGTATCTGGATATAGAAAGAACGAACATCCTCATCTGATAATATCCAAGTAATTTGTGAATTAGTTAATGCTGCTTCACACAGGACCCTGACTTGCTCATCAGAATATCCTGTGCATTCTGATAACTTAGCTATCTGAATATGCGTCTCGGAAAATGTTGAACTAGAAACAAGTTTCTCAACTATAATTTGTTTCTTTAATTCAGTTGCTAATTTTATATCAGGATAATGCTCTTTAAAGAAGTCTGACAGCTTCTCATATAAAATTATCTTTGACTGTTTTTTTTCTTCCCACTCCAACATTAAAAACCTATTTGGTTTTTTTATTCCAATATTTAGACTAGAATAATAATCAGAATCCCCTGTTATAAAATATAAGTCTTCATTATCTGGTATTTCTATTAAAAGCGATTCCCAATTTATCGCATCACCCATGGACTCATATTTTTTACGTTTATTCTCCGTGTTGCCAGGAGGATTTCCCTTAACGGCTCGTATTTTTGCAAGCTGTATTACATTGTCTGTTGTCCCGATTGTTTTTGCTTTCTTAAATATAACATCTATTATTTCATCTGCTCTAAGCGACTCATCAGTGATAGCGCTCTCTATTTTTTCCATCAAGGCATTAAATGTTTTGATATATTCCTTTTCGGCGTCTTTTAATTCATGATATTCGTTATAGCTTTTGCATATTTGTGGCAATCCGGATTTTTTTGGGCTTTTTTCTTTAACAACACTGAGTGCTTGCTGTATTTTACTGTCGCGATTTCGGTTAAATTCATCTTTAACCTGCTCAGTGATCCAAAGAGATACTTCGCTGT
The Legionellales bacterium genome window above contains:
- a CDS encoding DUF4935 domain-containing protein, with amino-acid sequence MHLFVDTNTYLSFYHMSNDDLNELDKLTALLDSEVSLWITEQVKDEFNRNRDSKIQQALSVVKEKSPKKSGLPQICKSYNEYHELKDAEKEYIKTFNALMEKIESAITDESLRADEIIDVIFKKAKTIGTTDNVIQLAKIRAVKGNPPGNTENKRKKYESMGDAINWESLLIEIPDNEDLYFITGDSDYYSSLNIGIKKPNRFLMLEWEEKKQSKIILYEKLSDFFKEHYPDIKLATELKKQIIVEKLVSSSTFSETHIQIAKLSECTGYSDEQVRVLCEAALTNSQITWILSDEDVRSFYIQILKQYRDIIDNEIAEQLSHKVYDTDESDLDE